TAAGCCACGCTCTCACCGATCCTGGTGCGACAGTCCATCCATCCGCTGTCGCTTACTGCTGCCGATCACAGGTGTTACCTCGAATTAGAAACAAGGCTCTAAATCGATTTATTCGACTATAGCTCACCGCCGCCGGTCAGCCAGCCGCTTCAATCAGAACCGCGTCGGGCGCACGACCGCCGCGCTGCGGGTTGGGTAATGCCCCAGGCTCTGCAAGGTTTCCAGGCGGGCACGGGCGCGGTAGGCGTACTCGCTTTGCGGGTAGGACGCGATGATGAACTCGTAAGTCTGCGCCGCATCGATAAACAGCTTTTGTCGTTCCAGGCACTGGCCGCGCATCATCGACACTTCCGGCCACACATACGGCCGCGCGCGGCTGGCGCGTTCGACCTTGGACAGTTCGAGCATCACTTGCTCGCAGTTGCCGCGCTCATAGGCGCTGTAGGCGTTATTCAAATGATGGTTCATCGACCAACGGGTGCAGCCCACAACACTGAGGGCAAGGACGGCAATGAGCACGAATCGCATGGGGGATCTCCTGTCTTGAGTTCTGTATCGACCCATGGGCGGAAATCTTCAGGCTGGTTTGCTGCAAAGTTGTCGGGGTCAGCAATAACCAAGTTCTTCACAAAAAGTAGTGCAAACGAACAATGACTACACCCAAAGACCATAGTAGCCTCTGCTTGCGCTTGAACTCAGGAGTCTATGCATGTCCGTCCGTCGCACCAAAATCGTCGCTACCCTTGGCCCGGCCAGTAACTCGCCGGAAGTTCTCGAACAGCTGATTCTGGCTGGCCTGGACGTCGCCCGCCTGAACTTCTCCCACGGCACCCCCGACGAGCACAAGGCTCGCGCGAAGCTGGTGCGTGACCTAGCCGCCAAGCACGGCCGCTTCGTCGCCCTGCTGGGTGACCTGCAAGGCCCGAAAATCCGTATCGCCAAATTCGCCAACAAGAAGATCGAGCTGAAGATCGGTGATCAATTCACCTTCTCTACCAGCCATCCGTTGACCGAAGGCAACCAGCAAGTAGTCGGCATCGACTACCCGGACCTGGTGAAAGACTGCGGCGTGGGCGACGAGCTGCTGCTCGACGACGGCCGCGTGGTCATGCGCGTTGATACCGCCACCGCCACCGAACTGCATTGCACCGTGACCATCGGCGGCCCGCTGTCGGACCACAAAGGCATCAACCGTCGCGGTGGTGGCCTGACCGCACCGGCCCTGACCGAGAAAGACAAGGCCGACATCAAGCTCGCCGCCGAAATGGAAGTCGACTACCTCGCGGTGTCCTTCCCGCGTGATGCCGCCGACATGAACTACGCCCGTCAACTGCGCGACGAGGCCGGCGGCACTGCCTGGCTGGTGGCGAAGATCGAACGCGCCGAAGCCGTGGCCGACGACGAAACCCTCGACGGCCTGATCCAGGCGTCCGACGCGGTGATGGTGGCCCGTGGTGACCTGGGTGTGGAAATTGGCGACGCCGAGCTGGTGGGCATTCAGAAGAAAATCATTCTGCACGCACGCCGCCACAACAAAGCTGTGATCGTCGCGACCCAAATGATGGAGTCGATGATCCAGAACCCGATGCCGACCCGCGCCGAAGTGTCCGACGTAGCCAACGCCGTGCTCGACTACACCGACGCCGTGATGCTCTCGGCCGAAAGTGCCGCCGGTTTGTACCCGCTGGAAGCCGTACAGGCCATGGCGCGCATCTGCGTCGGCGCTGAAAAGCACCCGACCAGCAAGACCTCCAGCCACCGCATCGGCAAGGTCTTCGAAAGCTGCGACCAGAGCATCGCACTGGCAGCCATGTACACCGCCAACCACTTCCCGGGTGTGAAGGCGATCATCGCGTTGACCGAAAGTGGCTACACGCCGTTGATCATGTCGCGCATTCGTTCCTCGGTGCCGATCTACGCGTTCTCCCCGCACCGCGAAACCCAGGCCCGCGCGGCCATGTTCCGTGGCGTCTACACCGTGCCGTTCGACCCGGCGTCCTTGCCGCCTGAGCAAGTCAGCCAGGCCGCGATCGACGAGTTGCTCAAACGCGGCGTTGTGGAGAAAGGCGACTGGGTCATCCTGACCAAGGGCGACAGCTACCACACCACTGGCGGCACCAACGGGATGAAAATCCTGCACGTTGGCGACCCGATGGTCTGAGTGATCGAGCGCTGAAAAAAAAGCCCCGCCATGTGAATGGCGGGGCTTTTTGCATTCTGATCCTGGAAAATTGTTGTCTTGCCCGGCCTCTTCGCGGGCAAGCCCGCGCCCACAAGATTTGTGTTGAAATTCGATTTGTGGACACCTGCAATCCCTGTGGGAGCGGGCTTGCCCGCGAAGAGGCCCGCCCAGACAACAAAAAACTCAATGCCGTTTGATAAATGCCGAAAACGCCATCATCGCTTCCGGCGATCGCAACCGCTGGGTGAACAATGCCCCCTCTTCTTCTATTACCTTGCGCAACTGTTCCCGACCCGGCGCTTTCATCAATTGCTTGCTGATGCGCACCGCCTCCGCTGGCAGCAATTCAAATCGCAACGCCATCTCCCGCGCTTTGGCCAACACCGCTTCGCCACTGCCCAAGGCTTCAGTCGCTATCCCCCACGCTGCCGCCTGCGCACCGCTGAATTCCTCGCCGAGCAGCAACAATTGCGCCGCTTTGGCATGCCCGAGCAAACGCGGCAGGATCAGGCTGGAACCGAACTCGGGGCATAACCCGAGATTGACGAACGGCATGCGCAACCGGGCGTCGGTGCTGACGTAAACCAGATCGCAATGCAGCAGCATCGTCGTGCCGATCCCCACCGCCGCACCGGCCACGGCGGCGATCACCGGTTTACGGCACTCCAGCAAATTGAGCATGAAGTGGAATACCGGGCTGTCGAGGTTGCTCGGGGGTTGCTGAAGGAAATCAAAGATGTCGTTGCCGGCGGTGAAACACTCAGCGCCACCGGTGATCAGCACCGCATTGATTTCGGGGTCGGTATCGGCTTGCTTCAGGGCCTCGGCCAGGTGGCTGTACATGGCGCGAGTCAGGGCGTTTTTCTTCTCGGGGCGATTGATGCGCAAGGTCAGCAGGCCGCGCTCGCGTTCAAATCGGATGGTGTCGGGCATGGCGTGTCCTGATCTGAGAGGATCAATTGTGGCGAGGGAGCTTGCTCCCGCTTGAGTGCGCAGCGCTCACAAACTTTTGGGGCCGCTGCGCAGCCCAGCGTCGGAACGCCGCCCGGAGCAAGCTCGTTCGCCACAAAATCAGCGCTCAACCACGGGGTAGAAACACGTCCGCCAGCAGTTGATTGCGCGGCAAACCGGCCAGGTACAGGCGCCGGGCAAAGGCGTCGACGCTGTCGGGGGCCCCGCAGACTAAGGCCAGGGTTTGCCGCGAAACAAGGCGCAGTTGTGCCAAAGCCGCGGGCAACTCGGCCGCGGTCCATAGCTCGATGTTAAGGTTTTCACGGCCGTCTGCCATGGCTTGCAGGGGTTTGGCCAGATAATGCTCACCCGCATCATGGGCCAGGTGAATGACACGGATGGCGCCCTGGTGATCCTGACGCAATGCTTCGCGCAAAATACCGAACAACGGCCCCAGACCGGTGCCGGCCGCCAATAACCACAGCGGTCGTGTGTGCCAGTCCGGATCGTAATGAAGTGCCCCGCCGCGCAACTCGCCGAGGCGAATCGGATCGCCGATTTTCAAGCAGCGCGCCGCATCACTGAATTCCCCCGGTTGGCGGCAATCGAGGTGAAACTCCAGAAAACGGTCTTCTTCCGGCAGACTGGCCAGGGAATACGGCCGCGCAATCTGTCCTGCCCACAACACCAGATGCTGCCCCGCCTGATAGCGCAATGCTCGTTCGCTGGTCAGGCGTAAACGCAAGACGCTGGGGCTCAGCCAATCGCTGGCGGCCACCTGCGCGGCAAGCCCATCACGCTGCGGGTCAAAGGTTTCGATTTGCAGATCGTCGACCACCTGGCACTGACAAGCCAGCCGCCAACCCTGCTGACGCTGCTCATGGCTCAAGGCATCGGGGCGGCTGTCACTGGGCAAGCCCTCGACGCATTTAACCAGGCACGCATGACAGCTACCGGCGCGGCAACTGTAAGGCACCGCTACGCCGTTCTGATTCAAGGCATCGAGCAGGTTGCTGCCCGCCGCCACCGTCCATTGACGTTCGCCGACCCGTAACTCAGGCATCGACATTCTCCCAGGCCGCCGCGCAACGGTTACGGCCGTCACGCTTGGCGCGATACAGCGCCTGATCGGCGCGGTGCAAGGCGTCATCCAGATCGTCGCCAAGCGTCAATAACGTCATGCCCGCCGACAGGCTGAGGTTGCCCACATTGAGGCCGATCATCTCCACATCCATAAAGGCAACGCGCAACCGTTCGCAGCAAGCGGTCAGACGTTCGGGGTCACAATCGGGCAACAGCACCACGAACTCTTCACCGCCATAGCGGGCCAGAATATCGCCATCGCGCAGGCAGGCAGTGGCCACCCCGG
The Pseudomonas lini DNA segment above includes these coding regions:
- a CDS encoding iron-sulfur-binding ferredoxin reductase codes for the protein MPELRVGERQWTVAAGSNLLDALNQNGVAVPYSCRAGSCHACLVKCVEGLPSDSRPDALSHEQRQQGWRLACQCQVVDDLQIETFDPQRDGLAAQVAASDWLSPSVLRLRLTSERALRYQAGQHLVLWAGQIARPYSLASLPEEDRFLEFHLDCRQPGEFSDAARCLKIGDPIRLGELRGGALHYDPDWHTRPLWLLAAGTGLGPLFGILREALRQDHQGAIRVIHLAHDAGEHYLAKPLQAMADGRENLNIELWTAAELPAALAQLRLVSRQTLALVCGAPDSVDAFARRLYLAGLPRNQLLADVFLPRG
- a CDS encoding enoyl-CoA hydratase-related protein, producing MPDTIRFERERGLLTLRINRPEKKNALTRAMYSHLAEALKQADTDPEINAVLITGGAECFTAGNDIFDFLQQPPSNLDSPVFHFMLNLLECRKPVIAAVAGAAVGIGTTMLLHCDLVYVSTDARLRMPFVNLGLCPEFGSSLILPRLLGHAKAAQLLLLGEEFSGAQAAAWGIATEALGSGEAVLAKAREMALRFELLPAEAVRISKQLMKAPGREQLRKVIEEEGALFTQRLRSPEAMMAFSAFIKRH
- a CDS encoding tol-pal system YbgF family protein, with the protein product MRFVLIAVLALSVVGCTRWSMNHHLNNAYSAYERGNCEQVMLELSKVERASRARPYVWPEVSMMRGQCLERQKLFIDAAQTYEFIIASYPQSEYAYRARARLETLQSLGHYPTRSAAVVRPTRF
- the pyk gene encoding pyruvate kinase — encoded protein: MSVRRTKIVATLGPASNSPEVLEQLILAGLDVARLNFSHGTPDEHKARAKLVRDLAAKHGRFVALLGDLQGPKIRIAKFANKKIELKIGDQFTFSTSHPLTEGNQQVVGIDYPDLVKDCGVGDELLLDDGRVVMRVDTATATELHCTVTIGGPLSDHKGINRRGGGLTAPALTEKDKADIKLAAEMEVDYLAVSFPRDAADMNYARQLRDEAGGTAWLVAKIERAEAVADDETLDGLIQASDAVMVARGDLGVEIGDAELVGIQKKIILHARRHNKAVIVATQMMESMIQNPMPTRAEVSDVANAVLDYTDAVMLSAESAAGLYPLEAVQAMARICVGAEKHPTSKTSSHRIGKVFESCDQSIALAAMYTANHFPGVKAIIALTESGYTPLIMSRIRSSVPIYAFSPHRETQARAAMFRGVYTVPFDPASLPPEQVSQAAIDELLKRGVVEKGDWVILTKGDSYHTTGGTNGMKILHVGDPMV